A part of Notolabrus celidotus isolate fNotCel1 chromosome 21, fNotCel1.pri, whole genome shotgun sequence genomic DNA contains:
- the LOC117804797 gene encoding probable polypeptide N-acetylgalactosaminyltransferase 8, with protein MHRSSRMRAGWMKGSFLTLAGIFALLYVRSMKREINTHSERIQINHQNDSIRGQGILRKMENMEADIGKLLTLMDKIEKKEKVAEKDTEVKKEEKKVVRKLYPNSYLFTKWGNDLSEEEQMEAEKLFQSYGYNVFLSDRLPLNRVIPDTRPKRCAEKKYPKDLPSISVILIYLNEALSIIKRAIRSIIDRTPAQLLTEIILVDDHSSNENLMEKLDQYIYSIHKERPGLVKRVRHSEQLGLTQARLSGWKVAVGDVIAILDAHIEVHVQWAEPLLARIQEDRTLVLSPVFDKVSYDDLTLSPYTTYAQAFDWALWCMYENFGPEWSALKDDSQPGKSPSIMGIVVADRKFFGEIGSLDGGMKIYGGENVELGIRVWLCGGSIEIIPCSKVAHIERAVKPYLPDLGPMVKRNALRVAEVWMDEYKHNVNLVWNIPVKDHGIDIGDVTERKKLREKLNCKPFKWYLDNVYPMLDPLLGVIAYGVMKNELKPDCCIDQGPVPGHTPILYPCNYYSPQLCYYRADGQLYIGVIKSHKYNSNRCLADPDTGLEPGLYECKTALNKQYNMLWDFKQGGQIQNKATKRCVEVAKGEDGFHRLVVQQCTGQVWKIQHLVKET; from the exons ATGCATAGAAGCAGCAGGATGAGAGCTGGCTGGATGAAAGGATCATTTCTCACCTTGGCCGGGATTTTCGCTCTGTTATACGTCAGGTCCATGAAGAGAGAGATCAATACCCACTCAGAGAGAATCCAGATAAACCACCAAAATGACTCCATTAGGGGTCAGGGGATACTCAGGAAGATGGAGAACATGGAAGCTGACATTGGGAAGCTGC TGACTCTTATGgataaaatagaaaagaaggaaaaagtggCAGAGAAGGACACAGAGGtcaagaaagaggagaagaaggtggTGAGGAAACTGTACCCGAATTCATATCTGTTCACAAAGTGGGGCAATGACCTGTCGGAGGAGGAGCAGATGGAGGCAGAGAAGCTGTTCCAGAGTTACGGCTACAACGTGTTCCTCAGTGACCGACTGCCTCTAAACAGAGTGATCCCCGACACCAGGCCCAAAAG GTGTGCTGAGAAAAAGTATCCCAAGGATCTTCCCAGCATCAGCGTTATCTTAATCTACCTGAACGAGGCTCTGTCCATCATCAAAAGGGCAATCCGCAGCATCATAGACAGGACGCCAGCTCAGCTGCTCACAGAGATCATACTGGTGGACGACCACAGCAGTAATG AGAATTTGATGGAAAAACTGGACCAGTACATCTACTCCATCCACAAGGAGCGTCCAGGCCTGGTGAAGAGAGTCCGGCACTCGGAGCAGCTCGGCCTCACGCAGGCAAGGCTGTCCGGATGGAAGGTTGCTGTAGGGGATGTAATAGCCATCTTGGATGCTCACATTGAAGTCCATGTGCAATG GGCAGAGCCATTGCTGGCTCGAATTCAGGAGGATCGCACTCTCGTACTGTCTCCAGTGTTTGACAAAGTCAGTTATGATGACTTGACACTGAGTCCATACACGACATATGCACAAGCCTTTGATTGGGCTCTGTGGTGCATGTACGAAAACTTCGGGCCTGAGTGGTCGGCTTTAAAAGATGACTCACAACCTGGAAA GAGTCCCTCCATCATGGGGATTGTTGTTGCTGATCGCAAGTTCTTCGGAGAGATCGGAAGCCTTGATGGTGGAATGAAAATATATGGTGGGGAAAATGTGGAGCTGGGCATCAGG GTATGGCTTTGTGGCGGTAGCATAGAAATTATACCTTGCTCCAAAGTTGCTCACATCGAACGGGCAGTAAAGCCTTACCTCCCTGATCTTGGTCCAATGGTGAAACGCAATGCACTGAGGGTGGCGGAGGTGTGGATGGATGAATACAAACATAATGTTAACCTTGTCTGGAACATTCCTGTGAAG GATCACGGGATCGATATTGGGGATGTGACCGAGAGGAAAAAgctgagagagaagctgaactgCAAGCCCTTTAAGTGGTATCTGGATAATGTTTACCCCATGCTGGATCCTTTGCTGGGTGTGATAGCTTATGGAGTG ATGAAGAATGAATTGAAGCCTGATTGCTGTATCGACCAAGGCCCAGTGCCGGGACACACACCCATTCTGTATCCGTGCAACTATTACTCCCCtcag CTCTGTTACTATCGCGCTGATGGACAACTCTACATTGGTGTTATCAAATCTCACAAGTACAACAGCAACCGCTGTCTGGCGGATCCAGACACTGGACTCGAACCGGGCCTGTATGAATGCAAAACAGCTCTAAACAAGCAGTACAACATGCTGTGGGATTTTAAACAG GGTGGACAAAtccaaaacaaagcaacaaagagATGCGTTGAAGTGGCGAAGGGTGAAGACGGCTTTCACAGACTTGTTGTTCAGCAATGCACTGGTCAGGTCTGGAAAATACAACATCTAGTCAAGGAAACCTGA